From one Pontibacillus sp. HMF3514 genomic stretch:
- the sigG gene encoding RNA polymerase sporulation sigma factor SigG — MTKHKVEICGVDTSKLPVLKNDEMRELFKRMQSGEHWAREELVNGNLRLVLSVIQRFNNRGEYVDDLFQVGCIGLMKSIDNFDLSQNVKFSTYAVPMIIGEIRRYLRDNNPIRVSRSLRDIAYKALQVREKLMSKTSKDPSPMEIAEEMGVPHSDVVFALDAIQDPVSLFEPIYNDGGDPIFVMDQLSDDTNKDTIWIDEIALKEGMRRLNEREKMILNYRFFQGKTQMEVADEIGISQAQVSRLEKAAIKEMNKQMYE; from the coding sequence TTGACAAAACATAAGGTTGAAATATGCGGAGTCGATACATCCAAATTACCAGTACTTAAAAACGATGAAATGAGAGAGCTATTTAAACGTATGCAATCGGGAGAACATTGGGCCCGTGAAGAACTCGTTAATGGAAACTTACGACTGGTTTTAAGTGTAATCCAGCGTTTTAATAACCGAGGCGAGTATGTAGATGACTTATTTCAAGTTGGCTGCATTGGCTTAATGAAATCAATCGATAATTTTGACTTAAGTCAAAATGTTAAGTTTTCCACCTATGCAGTACCGATGATTATTGGGGAAATTCGACGATACTTAAGAGATAATAACCCAATTCGTGTGTCTCGTTCACTACGTGACATCGCTTATAAAGCTTTACAAGTGAGAGAGAAGCTAATGAGTAAAACATCAAAGGATCCATCACCCATGGAGATTGCTGAAGAGATGGGCGTACCTCATTCCGATGTTGTATTCGCATTAGATGCTATTCAAGATCCAGTTTCATTATTTGAACCCATTTACAATGACGGCGGAGACCCTATTTTTGTTATGGATCAATTAAGTGATGACACAAACAAGGATACAATTTGGATCGATGAAATTGCACTTAAAGAAGGTATGAGAAGATTAAATGAGCGAGAAAAGATGATACTCAACTATCGCTTTTTCCAGGGAAAAACACAAATGGAAGTTGCAGATGAAATTGGCATCTCCCAAGCACAGGTATCCCGTTTAGAAAAAGCAGCTATTAAAGAAATGAATAAGCAAATGTATGAATAA
- the sigE gene encoding RNA polymerase sporulation sigma factor SigE — protein MGKWKLKLQLWWYKFLIKLGWKTDEIYYIGGNDALPPPLSKEEEQELLKRLPKEDKAARAMLIERNLRLVVYIARKFENTGINIEDLISIGTIGLIKAVNTFNPEKKIKLATYASRCIENEILMYLRRNNKIRSEVSFDEPLNIDWDGNELLLSDVLGTDDDIITRDLEAHVDKRLLKKALESLNEREQQIMELRFGLIGEDEMTQKDVADMLGISQSYISRLEKKIIRRLKKEFNKMV, from the coding sequence ATGGGTAAATGGAAACTCAAATTACAATTATGGTGGTATAAGTTTTTAATCAAGCTTGGGTGGAAGACAGATGAGATCTACTACATAGGAGGAAATGATGCCCTGCCGCCTCCCTTATCAAAAGAGGAAGAACAAGAACTGTTAAAAAGATTACCAAAAGAAGACAAAGCAGCTCGAGCTATGCTGATTGAACGAAACCTACGACTTGTTGTATATATTGCTAGGAAGTTTGAGAATACAGGAATTAATATTGAAGATTTAATCAGTATAGGTACGATTGGACTTATTAAAGCTGTAAATACCTTTAACCCTGAAAAGAAAATCAAGCTAGCGACTTATGCTTCCCGCTGTATTGAAAACGAAATTTTGATGTATTTACGAAGAAATAACAAAATTCGAAGTGAAGTGTCCTTCGATGAGCCTCTTAACATTGATTGGGATGGGAATGAGCTTTTACTTTCCGATGTGTTAGGAACGGATGATGATATTATTACGCGTGATCTAGAGGCCCACGTGGACAAGCGCCTCTTGAAGAAAGCACTCGAGTCGTTAAATGAGCGGGAACAGCAAATTATGGAGTTACGTTTTGGGTTAATTGGTGAAGATGAAATGACACAAAAAGACGTAGCAGATATGTTAGGCATTTCACAGTCTTACATATCCAGACTTGAGAAAAAGATCATTCGTCGTTTGAAGAAAGAATTTAATAAGATGGTGTAA
- a CDS encoding YlmC/YmxH family sporulation protein, with the protein MVTISELQVKEIISVENGEKLGHMTDLEIDVDRGRLISIIIGGKGKMMGFLGKDEEIIIPWESILKIGEDVILVKKAIQPALYAPNQAD; encoded by the coding sequence ATGGTTACGATTTCTGAATTACAAGTTAAGGAGATTATTTCTGTTGAAAATGGGGAAAAACTTGGACATATGACTGATTTAGAAATTGATGTAGATCGTGGAAGACTAATCTCTATAATAATAGGTGGAAAAGGAAAGATGATGGGGTTTCTTGGTAAGGATGAAGAGATCATCATACCTTGGGAGTCGATTTTAAAAATTGGAGAAGATGTTATTCTTGTAAAGAAAGCGATTCAGCCGGCTTTATATGCACCAAATCAAGCAGATTAA
- the pgeF gene encoding peptidoglycan editing factor PgeF yields MSEGFHHTHPSYLEITKWTYAHPELVVGMTTRLGGSGEPPFDSFNLGWHVPDRQETVHQNRETLASLLQFSMDTWIGGEQVHDTDIYTVTKKDKGKGAFNQDSSIPNCDGLITKEPNVLLTAFYADCVPLFFFDPITGWIGIAHAGWRGTVAKMGPKMVQALVEKGVDPKTLRVGIGPSISGDMYEVDDNVIQQLPKKYQEEPIVQSQENGRYLLSLQDMHVDLLLEAGLEEKHIEQSEYCTYQNDHLFFSHRRDKGKTGRMLGFIGLKEKL; encoded by the coding sequence ATGTCGGAAGGTTTTCATCATACGCATCCGTCCTATTTAGAAATAACAAAATGGACTTATGCTCACCCAGAGCTTGTTGTGGGCATGACCACCCGTTTAGGTGGATCAGGAGAGCCTCCATTTGATTCATTTAATTTAGGGTGGCATGTACCAGATCGGCAAGAAACAGTACATCAAAATCGAGAAACATTGGCTTCTCTTTTACAATTTTCAATGGACACTTGGATTGGTGGAGAACAGGTGCACGATACGGATATCTATACCGTAACCAAGAAAGATAAAGGGAAAGGTGCATTTAATCAAGATTCGTCTATTCCAAACTGTGATGGTTTAATAACAAAAGAACCAAATGTATTGTTAACTGCTTTCTATGCTGATTGTGTTCCTTTGTTTTTCTTTGATCCCATTACGGGTTGGATTGGAATAGCTCATGCAGGTTGGCGTGGAACTGTAGCGAAAATGGGCCCCAAAATGGTTCAAGCCTTGGTCGAAAAAGGCGTAGATCCTAAAACGCTTCGAGTAGGAATTGGTCCATCGATAAGTGGAGATATGTATGAAGTGGATGATAATGTGATTCAACAACTTCCAAAAAAATATCAGGAAGAGCCAATTGTTCAATCTCAAGAAAATGGACGTTACCTTTTATCTCTTCAAGATATGCATGTGGACTTGTTATTAGAAGCTGGTCTAGAGGAAAAACATATCGAACAATCAGAGTACTGTACATATCAAAACGATCATTTATTCTTCTCACACCGACGTGATAAGGGGAAAACAGGACGTATGTTAGGATTTATTGGACTAAAAGAAAAACTATAG
- the spoIIGA gene encoding sigma-E processing peptidase SpoIIGA produces the protein MTIYLDAVWLLNFFLDWMILMLTHSLSKSQNNRWRLVIGALVASLLVPINLYYPASIWSSPLGKAIFSAIIILTAFGFRNLRIFVRHILYFYFITFAIGGGLFGLYFVLNEQIQVSNGVVVTYQTGFGDGISWLFVFIGFPIVWWFTKKRMEQLVVQQMKYDEMIQVKLSIQGQIHETTALIDSGNQLTDPITKRPVIICDKTLMRRWFSEEEWGQLKRANDDLALDQLPERWSDKIRIIPYQGVSGQGSFMMSIKPDWLEVTVQEKHVNINQVLIGFQFGQLAPDDSYHCLMHPHLLKTIAVDSA, from the coding sequence GTGACCATCTATTTAGATGCCGTTTGGCTTTTGAACTTTTTCTTGGACTGGATGATCTTGATGCTTACGCATAGCTTATCCAAATCACAAAATAACCGGTGGAGACTTGTTATAGGAGCTTTGGTTGCTTCATTGCTCGTACCTATAAACCTCTACTATCCAGCATCTATTTGGTCATCTCCTTTAGGTAAGGCAATTTTTTCAGCCATCATTATTTTAACTGCATTCGGGTTTAGGAATCTTCGTATTTTTGTACGTCATATTCTCTATTTTTATTTTATTACCTTCGCTATAGGAGGAGGGTTGTTTGGTCTCTATTTTGTATTGAATGAACAAATTCAAGTATCGAATGGTGTAGTTGTGACGTATCAAACTGGATTTGGTGATGGGATTAGCTGGTTGTTTGTATTTATTGGGTTTCCAATTGTTTGGTGGTTTACAAAGAAACGAATGGAACAATTGGTCGTACAGCAAATGAAATATGATGAAATGATCCAAGTAAAGTTGAGTATCCAAGGGCAAATCCATGAAACGACTGCACTTATTGATAGTGGAAATCAATTGACTGATCCGATTACAAAACGACCAGTCATTATATGTGATAAAACATTAATGAGAAGGTGGTTTTCAGAGGAGGAATGGGGGCAATTGAAGAGAGCTAACGATGACTTGGCTTTAGATCAACTACCAGAACGATGGAGTGATAAAATACGTATCATTCCATATCAAGGTGTCAGTGGCCAGGGGTCATTTATGATGTCGATAAAACCTGACTGGCTTGAAGTTACAGTTCAAGAGAAGCATGTAAACATCAATCAAGTTTTAATAGGCTTTCAATTTGGACAACTAGCTCCAGATGATAGCTATCATTGCTTAATGCATCCCCACTTATTAAAGACGATAGCAGTGGACTCTGCATAA